One Vicia villosa cultivar HV-30 ecotype Madison, WI unplaced genomic scaffold, Vvil1.0 scaffold7, whole genome shotgun sequence genomic window carries:
- the LOC131643146 gene encoding uncharacterized protein LOC131643146, translating to MAEDHNQRAPKEFAQPSNEEPSSSIVNPSITTNNLELKPSILQLVQQNQFAGLASENQNQHLKAFIQLADTLKENGAPLEEIRLRLFPFSLRGKAHDWLDSLSANSITTWEDLRRVFLARYFPPSKAAFLRNLITRFTQNQGESLFKACERYKDLLRACPYHDLEQWLIIHTLYNGLHYNTKMSIDAAAGGALMNKPYPDACALIEDMVQNHYQWGAERATVEKKETQGGTHEVGCKDMMRAKMDALTLKVKNMSQNTATVVAIQSECELCGTQGHQTADCNILNESSSYQVNYTQVKPFSNTYNPG from the coding sequence ATGGCTGAAGATCATAACCAAAGAGCTCCTAAGGAATTCGCCCAACCATCTAATGAGGAGCCTAGTTCTAGTATAGTAAACCCTTCCATAACAACTAATAATTTAGAACTAAAACCCTCAATCTTACAATTAGTACAACAAAACCAATTCGCTGGTCTCGCTTCTGAGAACCAGAACCAACACCTAAAAGCTTTTATCCAGTTAGCTGACACCCTTAAGGAAAATGGTGCTCCACTTGAGGAAATTCGTCTAAGACTATTCCCTTTCTCCCTTAGAGGTAAAGCACACGACTGGTTAGATTCCCTTTCAGCCAACTCAATAACAACTTGGGAAGACCTTAGGAGAGTATTCCTTGCTAGATATTTTCCCCCAAGCAAGGCCGCATTCCTTAGGAACCTGATCACTAGGTTTACTCAAAACCAAGGAGAATCACTTTTTAAAGCCTGTGAGAGATATAAAGACCTTTTAAGAGCTTGTCCATATCATGACCTAGAGCAATGGTTAATCATACACACCTTATATAATGGACTCCATTATAATACTAAGATGTCTATCGATGCTGCCGCTGGTGGTGCACTGATGAACAAACCTTACCCTGACGCTTGTGCCCTAATAGAAGATATGGtccaaaaccattaccaatggggagcgGAACGAGCGACAGTAGAGAAGAAGGAGACCCAAGGAGGAACACATGAGGTAGGTTGCAAGGACATGATGCGAGCCAAAATGGACGCCCTaaccttaaaagtcaaaaatATGTCTCAAAACACTGCCACGGTAGTTGCAATCCAATCTGAATGTGAACTCTGTGGAACCCAAGGACATCAAACTGCCGATTGCAACATACTGAATGAGTCTAGCTCATACCAAGTTAATTACACTCAagtaaaacctttttctaatacTTACAATCCTGGATGA